The following proteins are encoded in a genomic region of Necator americanus strain Aroian chromosome II, whole genome shotgun sequence:
- a CDS encoding hypothetical protein (NECATOR_CHRII.G6578.T1) — MKGLVSTRADSNLRSIVQEAEPLTATPHPPLYLGAEHNSTDVDDGDGKCFTLIPMLNFGVCMPDTCTDYDVTRMITFAVRLAERAAAKDAVCDVNVECRHEKEEFAMSSNWMAMSALYFLTYTIIMMVFGTLYDLFIHQKEIEMYPGMDMNKQLENWQQWRSNAKYATGEAV, encoded by the exons atgaaaggcttggtgagcactagggcggattcgaacctccgatcgatcgtgcaggaagcggaacctctaaccgctacaccacacccgcccttatACCTAGG AGCAGAACATAACTCAACAGATGTTGACGATGGAGACGGAAAATGCTTTACGCTCATTCCAATGCTCAATTTCGGTGTCTGCATGCCAGACACATGTACCGATTACGACGTAACAAGGATGATCACATTTG CTGTCCGCCTTGCTGAAAGAGCGGCTGCCAAAGATGCCGTTTGTGATGTGAATGTGGAGTGTCGTCATGAGAAGGAGGAGTTTGCAATGAGCAGTAATTGGATGGCTATGTCTGCATT GTACTTTCTCACGTACACCATCATTATGATGGTTTTTGGAACCTTATACGATCTTTTCATTCATCAGAAAGAAATCGAAATGTATCCTGGAATGGACATGAATAAGC AGCTGGAGAATTGGCAACAATGGCGATCTAATGCGAAGTACGCAACAGGAGAAGCAGTATGA
- a CDS encoding hypothetical protein (NECATOR_CHRII.G6578.T2) — protein sequence MKGLVSTRADSNLRSIVQEAEPLTATPHPPLYLGAEHNSTDVDDGDGKCFTLIPMLNFGVCMPDTCTDYDVTRMITFAVRLAERAAAKDAVCDVNVECRHEKEEFAMSSNWMAMSALYFLTYTIIMMVFGTLYDLFIHQKEIEMYPGMDMNKREFEN from the exons atgaaaggcttggtgagcactagggcggattcgaacctccgatcgatcgtgcaggaagcggaacctctaaccgctacaccacacccgcccttatACCTAGG AGCAGAACATAACTCAACAGATGTTGACGATGGAGACGGAAAATGCTTTACGCTCATTCCAATGCTCAATTTCGGTGTCTGCATGCCAGACACATGTACCGATTACGACGTAACAAGGATGATCACATTTG CTGTCCGCCTTGCTGAAAGAGCGGCTGCCAAAGATGCCGTTTGTGATGTGAATGTGGAGTGTCGTCATGAGAAGGAGGAGTTTGCAATGAGCAGTAATTGGATGGCTATGTCTGCATT GTACTTTCTCACGTACACCATCATTATGATGGTTTTTGGAACCTTATACGATCTTTTCATTCATCAGAAAGAAATCGAAATGTATCCTGGAATGGACATGAATAAGCGTGAGTTCGAGAATTAG
- a CDS encoding hypothetical protein (NECATOR_CHRII.G6579.T1) translates to MAFGIGLTTQMKGNNGESLTKMASGNSTSTATSIWLSLIALTLQSRRKDSAKKNHIVFHHDNARPHVERRAIESIANKGWDLLPHPPYSPTVAPTDYHVRHSLKNWQTNKVYDDFDDLVADVKAWITSKNRDFHAQSTDCQANGKQFLKWMVTMLSNDHLNMF, encoded by the coding sequence ATGGCATTTGGTATTGGTTTAACGACGCAAATGAAAGGCAACAATGGAGAATCCCTGACAAAAATGGCAAGCGGCAATTCAACATCAACAGCGACGTCTATCTGGCTTAGCTTGATCGCCTTAACGCTGCAATCGAGGCGAAAAgacagcgcaaaaaaaaaccacatcgtGTTCCATCACGATAACGCCCGCCCACATGTTGAGCGCCGTGCAATCGAATCCATCGCCAATAAGGGATGGGATCTGCTCCCACATCCGCCGTACTCACCGACAGTAGCACCAACGGACTATCATGTCAGACACTCTTTGAAAAACtggcaaacaaacaaagtctATGACGACTTCGATGACTTGGTGGCTGATGTCAAAGCGTGGATTACCTCCAAGAATCGTGACTTTCACGCGCAATCGACCGACTGCCAAGCAAATGGGAAGCAGTTCTTGAAATGGATGGTGACCATGCTGTCGAATGATCATTTAAACATGTTTTGA
- a CDS encoding hypothetical protein (NECATOR_CHRII.G6580.T2) translates to MAICTYNARALASKAAIEDLMMQAKKIKYDVIGLAETRRRHPLNAVHETGEELFLGTCDSRGTCADEKCGPTPALTIFVVYAPTSSYEEEEAEAFYIDLEKLYREDHAFHKVIIGDFNVKVAPTRTPEEVHIETHGLQWNEQGRRSPSSS, encoded by the exons atggcgatctgtacttataacgcacgtgcGCTTGCATCgaaagcggccatcgaagatttgatgatgcaagccaagaagatcaagtacgacgtcatcggactggccgagacgagacgacgtcaccctctcaacgccgtacatgagactggagaagaactgttcttaggaacatgcgacagtagaggt ACGTGTGCGGATGAGAagtgtggtccaacaccagctttgactatcttcgtcgtttacgctccaacatcaagctacgaagaagaagaagccgaAGCCTTTTATATCGACCTGGAGAAGCTCTACCGAGAAGACCATGCCTTccacaaggtcataattggcgatttcaacgtcAAAGTTGCCCCAacaagaacgcctgaggaggTTCACATCGaaacccacggcctacaatggaatgaacaggggagaaggtctccgagttcatcatga
- a CDS encoding hypothetical protein (NECATOR_CHRII.G6580.T1), producing MAICTYNARALASKAAIEDLMMQAKKIKYDVIGLAETRRRHPLNAVHETGEELFLGTCDSRGVGGVSVLVNTSMAKNIDSFEQLTTRIRRVRMRSVVQHQL from the coding sequence atggcgatctgtacttataacgcacgtgcGCTTGCATCgaaagcggccatcgaagatttgatgatgcaagccaagaagatcaagtacgacgtcatcggactggccgagacgagacgacgtcaccctctcaacgccgtacatgagactggagaagaactgttcttaggaacatgcgacagtagaggtgttggtggagttagcgtgctcgtcaacacgagtatggcaaagaacatagactctttcgaacaacttacgacccgaatcagACGTGTGCGGATGAGAagtgtggtccaacaccagctttga
- a CDS encoding hypothetical protein (NECATOR_CHRII.G6581.T1), with amino-acid sequence MIPQWATSTRNTTCSLNTFTTARRLRVSKPPRDACLLKLLRRQRGAARATGHQKLTSELARLCREAIKEDLKERRVEVLAEAAEAGKSIRYARRDFASRKTRMTALRNPKGTAIASRRGMEKIIYDFYSDLFDGHVHLPPHHLRKDGHVIPEVLPSEIRHAIVSVRNRTAPGPDRIRPEHLKSLPPVLTNTLARLFTRYLSECKVPRQWKTSKTVLLYKKGDP; translated from the coding sequence ATGATTCCGCAATGggcaacatcgacgaggaatacgacctgctcgttgaacaccttcacgactgcgcgaaggctgagagtttcaaaaccaccaagagacgcctgtctcttgaaactcttaagacgccagcgtggagcagcacgtgCCACAGGGCACCAaaaactcacgtccgagctcgcaaggctttgcagagaggcgataaaggaagaccttaaagagagaagagtagaagtgctggctgaagctgcagaggcggggaaaagcatccgatatgcccgtcgagacttcgccagtcgcaagacgaggatgactgctctccggaacccaaagggaacagccattgcatcgagaagggggatggagaaaatcatctacgacttctactctgatctcttcgacggccatgtccacttgcctcctcaccatctgaggaaagacggacatgtcattccagaggttctcccgtccgaaatacgacatgctatcgtgtcggtaagaaatcgtacggcacccggtcccgacagaataagaccagaacacctgaagagccttccgccagtactcaccaacaccctggcgaggctctttacacgttatctgtcggaatgcaaggttcctagacagtggaagaccagcaagaccgtgttgttgtataaaaagggagacccataa
- a CDS encoding hypothetical protein (NECATOR_CHRII.G6582.T1), translating to MPFCLTFIDLKKAFDLRVETEALVEAFDNQGFSTQYIKKTRNTRLRAHLFNTTVLPALTYASETWAFRKQEENATRAVNDWVPRDVRRTTGGPPTRWSDFFTKSFKEKYDVLRVPRERRNHWATLARDRDKWENYWPPLDQFEDQRESR from the exons atgccgttctgtctcaccttcatcgacttgaagaaggccttcgacttgagagttgagacggaagcgctCGTGGAAGCCTTTGACAACCAAGGGTTctctactcagtacataaag aagaccaggaacacccggctccgtgcccacctcttcaacaccaccgtacttcctgctttgacctatgcttcggaaacctgggcatttcgcaagcaggaagaaaacgcg accagagccgtgaacgactgggttccccgcgatgtTAGGCGCACTACAGGaggaccgccgacccgatggtcagatttcttcacaaagtccttcaaagaaaaatatgatgttcttcgtgtcccacgcgaaaggaggaaccactgggctactctggcacgcgatcgggacaaatgggaGAATTACTGGcccccgctcgaccagttcgaagatcaacgggagtcgaGGTAA